In a genomic window of Flavobacteriales bacterium:
- a CDS encoding T9SS type A sorting domain-containing protein — MARAIIALAIAATAHLQAQDITGYRYWFDEDIASAITTNVAPTSELELSASFSTNALTRGYHTLSFQTVDSDGKWSVPHTRIFTRSGFAITGYRYWMNENTAAFTTGTVAPDQEVTLNSVIDPGTLTKDYNTVTIQFVDALGEYSVPQTVLFVKNTGEVNGYEYWIDDEIADSYTGSIGPNTVVDLVADLPTGVPAGSHTFTIRFSGANGTWSIPLTTAFESFVGIEELPGVTDLVLFPNPITEQLGLRLNADAARTLNLQVLDVSGAVVQDLSTWSVSGSAYRNWDISALASGSYLLRITDEDRIWSTRFVKQ, encoded by the coding sequence ATGGCACGCGCGATCATCGCCCTGGCCATCGCAGCCACGGCGCACCTGCAAGCGCAGGACATCACGGGATACCGCTACTGGTTCGATGAAGACATCGCCAGCGCGATCACGACGAACGTGGCGCCCACCAGCGAGCTCGAGCTCTCCGCTTCGTTCTCCACCAATGCGCTCACGCGTGGCTACCACACCTTGAGCTTCCAGACGGTCGATAGCGACGGGAAATGGTCGGTGCCCCATACGCGGATCTTCACCCGCAGCGGCTTTGCGATCACTGGCTATCGCTATTGGATGAACGAGAACACGGCGGCGTTCACCACCGGCACCGTCGCGCCGGATCAGGAGGTGACCCTCAACAGCGTGATCGACCCCGGTACGCTCACCAAGGACTACAACACCGTCACCATCCAGTTCGTGGATGCGCTCGGCGAATACAGCGTGCCGCAGACAGTGCTATTCGTGAAGAACACCGGTGAGGTGAACGGCTACGAATACTGGATCGATGACGAGATTGCCGACAGCTACACCGGGAGCATCGGACCGAACACGGTGGTGGACCTGGTCGCCGACCTTCCCACGGGTGTTCCCGCAGGCTCGCACACCTTCACGATCCGCTTCAGCGGGGCCAATGGCACCTGGAGCATACCGCTCACGACGGCTTTCGAAAGCTTCGTGGGCATTGAAGAGCTGCCGGGTGTTACGGACCTGGTCCTCTTCCCGAATCCGATCACCGAGCAGCTCGGCTTGCGGCTGAATGCCGATGCCGCGCGTACGCTGAACCTGCAAGTGCTCGATGTGAGCGGTGCCGTGGTGCAGGACCTCTCCACTTGGAGCGTGAGCGGAAGCGCCTACCGCAACTGGGACATCAGCGCCCTCGCAAGCGGCAGCTACCTGCTGCGGATCACGGACGAGGACCGCATCTGGAGCACCCGATTCGTGAAGCAGTAA